One segment of Chionomys nivalis chromosome 1, mChiNiv1.1, whole genome shotgun sequence DNA contains the following:
- the LOC130882493 gene encoding 60S ribosomal protein L36a-like, with the protein MVNVHKTRRTFCKKCSKHQPHKVTQYKKGKDSLYAQGKRRYDRKQSGYGGQTKPIFRKKAKTTKKIVLRLECVEPNCRSKRMLAIKKCKHFELGGDKKRKGQVI; encoded by the coding sequence ATGGTGAACGTTCATAAGACCCGCCGGACATTCTGCAAGAAATGTAGCAAGCACCAACCCCACAAAGTGACCCAGTACAAGAAGGGCAAAGATTCTTTGTATGCCCAGGGAAAGCGGCGTTATGACAGGAAACAGAGTGGCTATGGTGGGCAGACTAAGCCTATTTTCCGCAAAAAGGCGAAAACTACAAAGAAGATTGTGCTGAGACTGGAATGTGTGGAGCCCAACTGCAGATCTAAGAGGATGCTGGCTATTAAGAAATGCAAGCATTTTGAACTGGGTggtgataagaagagaaagggccaAGTGATCTAG